From Armatimonadia bacterium:
TCCACCGTGCCGGGCCTGCCAGCCCGCTGCGAAGTAGATCACCCCGGCTCCCAGGGCGTTGTTCATGACTACCAGCAGCTCGCGGTTGATAGCAATGAGCAGGCCGTTGGCGGCCACCGGCAGCGACAGGAACACGCTCGCCAGCGATAGCACCTGCGCGGCGAAGATGCAGCCCTCGAACTTCGGAACCACCGTGCGGATTGCCGGCGGAAGCATGATGAAGGCGCAACCGGCCAGAGCCGGCATCAGGGTCGCCGATGCGATGGTCGGAACCATGATCTGCCGCCGCACCCGCGCCAGGTCACCGTTGGCCGCATAGGACTCGATGATCCGCGGCATGATCACGAACCCGGCCGCCGAGGGGATACTGGTGAGGTAGGTCGCCATCTGCATGGCCACGCTGTACAGACCAAACCGGTAGGCGCTGTAGTGGGCGACCACGATGATGCCGTCTACCGTACGCAGCAGCGTCTCGGAGAAGATGATCAGCGCAATGGGCAGGCCGGTCAGGGCCAGACGCACCGCTACCCGCCAGTCAAAGCACACGGGCACAACCAGGCGAGAGGCAAACCGGAAATACAGGATGCTGATGATGTCTGCCAACAGCCAGCCGAGCATGGCGCCCATGATGTGGAAGTAGCGGGCACCCAGCAGGATCAGCACGAACTCGGAGACCGTGTTCACAACCGAGGCGCCGGCCAGCACCGGGAACAGACCCCAGGCGCGGATGACCGTGCGGTAGAAAGCGTAGGACTGGAGGGTAACGAGGATCCCGCCACCGGCCATCAGTGCGGCCTTGGTGGACGGTCCGTAGTTGCTCAGACACCCGAAGAGGAGCATCCCTGCTCCGCCGACAATCCCGGAGAGGGTTACGTAGGTGGCCCCGACGCTCTCGATCTCGTCGGCCTTCTCAAAGTCCTTGCGACCGAGCGCCTGCGGGAGTTCCTTGCTCACCCCGTGCAGGATCCCCAGGTGGGCATGCGTCAGATACTTGTGCGCCATGGCCACAAGGCGCATGATCCCGCGCCCCGTCGGCCCCAGCAGGTTCATGACCACAATCCCGCGCACGACGCCAAACAGCATGTCGCAGTACGAGCTGCCCAGCATCATCAGCGCAGCCGTCAGAGCGCCCGAACGTCGGTGCATCTGACGGTGGTCATCCACACGCGGTTGCTCAGCCAACTCACTGCTCCATCAAGACAGGAAAGCGGCGCTGTCCTCGCTCCCGAAGTGTCTCCACGGGGCCAGGGCGCCATCAGTTCACCTGGCCGGCAGCTACTGCAGGGGCGTTAGCCACGCCTTCTCATAGGCTGTCCGGTTGACCTGCTTCACATGGAAATCGCCAAACAGCATGTTCCAGCGCCTCGCCTCGTAGCTCCTGCCGCCATGCCAACCACCGTGCCCGTCGAACAGCACATTGGTGCCGCTTGGGTCGCGCAAAGACTCCGTCGTCGCCCCCACAAAGCAGATCTCCGTCCTCCATACATAGCTGGTGTCGAACACCTCGTAGGAGGTCGGCTCGGCCTTCAAGGTCGAGTTCGTGTCCTCCAGCACGCTGTATCCCGTGTCGGAAGGGCAGTGCCACGCCTGGTGACTGCGAACATAAGGGTTAAGGGCATCGTGCAGGAAAGGCATCACCGCCAGTTGGGCCTGCCACTGCGGGTATCCGCTCCAGATCTCCGGGCAGTAGCGGTCCGCCGGGTCGACGCCCCAGGGGAATCGCCCGTCATAGTCCTGGCAGTACATCGCCATCGCTGCGCCGAGTTGCCGCAGGTTCGACAGGCAGACCGTCGACCGTGCCTTCTCCCTCGCACGCGCGAAGACGGGGAACAGCAGGCCGGCCAGGATCGCCAGGATCGCGACCACCACCAGCAACTCGATGAGCGTGAAGCCACGCCGACACTCTCGCACGGGCGGCCTCCTGAACCCCTCCTATGCGGGCCAGTATACCATATCCGACTCCCCGACACGCAAGCGCCCACCAGCCTGCTCGTCACGCACACTTGGCAGAAGGACCCAGAGTCGGCGTCGGCGACCAGCACCCAGCCGGCACCCACCACTGCTTCGGGGAGTGCGCCGCCACTTTGTCGTTGCCTTGGGTCGTCGCCCTTCGTCCTTGCCTTTCGTCCTTGCCTTTCGTCCTTGCCGTTCCCCCTCGCCACCGCGTGGAGAGGGGGATGCCGAAGGCAGGGGGTGAGGTGCCCTTGCCGTGCGTGGAGAGCGGGCCGGGGGTGACCTTCCACCGCAACCTTACAGGTCCAGCCTGCCCTGACTACGCGACCGTAGGGGCTCAAAGCTCAGACGGTGTGCCGGACACGGTCCCAGTCTCTCCAGGGCCTCACAGTGCTGAGCCGTCACATACCCCTTGTGCTCCGCGAACCCGTAGCCCGGGTAGTAGCACTCCAGGCACTCCATGATGGTATCCCGATACACTTTGGCGATGATCGAGGCCGCCGCGATGCAATAGCAGCGCCGGTCTCCGCCAACGACCGCCTGGCTCTCCACGGGCAGGTTCGGGACCGGACGGCCGTCCACCAGCGCATAGTCCACGCCACTTCCCAGGTCCTGCAGCGCAGTGCGCATCGCCGCATGGGTCGCCCGGAGGATGTTGGTGGCGTCGATCGCCGAGGCAGCAACGATCCCCAGGCCGATGCCCAGGGCCACCTCACGAATCTGCGCCGCAATCTCCTCCCGCTGGGCTGGAGTGAGCTGCTTCGAATCGGTCACATGCGGCACTGCCGGTGCATCGGGCATCACCACAGCCGCTGCAACAACCGGGCCAGCCAGGCAGCCGCGACCGACTTCATCGACTCCCGCCACTGCCCGGTAGCCCTGAGCCGCCATCTGTCTCTCGAGAGTTCTCGGAGCGGACCGGGGCAGGCGAGGGCGACCTCTGGCAGTAGGAGGGTGGTCTTTGGCAGTCGGCCTATCTTCAGACGATCCACTCATAGGCAAGTCTGTTTCACCCCGACCTCTCCCATCACCTCTTCCGCGACCTGTTCCCGCTCCTACCCACTCTTGGAACGGGGGACCAGAATAGGCGTCGGCAACTCGCGCCTTGCCGGTACCGACCACCACTCCACGACCTGAGTCGGCACTTCGCCGCTGCCTTCTGCGGTTGCCTCTCGCCGTTGCCTCTCATCACTGCCTTTCCCCCTCGCCACCGTGTGGAGAGTGGGACGCCGAAGGCAGGGGGTGAGGTGCCGTTGCCGTGCGTGGAGACCGTATGCCGAAGGCAGGGGGTGAGGTGCCGTTGCCGTGCAGACGAGGCCAGGGGGTG
This genomic window contains:
- a CDS encoding ribonuclease HII → MAAQGYRAVAGVDEVGRGCLAGPVVAAAVVMPDAPAVPHVTDSKQLTPAQREEIAAQIREVALGIGLGIVAASAIDATNILRATHAAMRTALQDLGSGVDYALVDGRPVPNLPVESQAVVGGDRRCYCIAAASIIAKVYRDTIMECLECYYPGYGFAEHKGYVTAQHCEALERLGPCPAHRLSFEPLRSRSQGRLDL
- a CDS encoding prepilin-type N-terminal cleavage/methylation domain-containing protein, with amino-acid sequence MRECRRGFTLIELLVVVAILAILAGLLFPVFARAREKARSTVCLSNLRQLGAAMAMYCQDYDGRFPWGVDPADRYCPEIWSGYPQWQAQLAVMPFLHDALNPYVRSHQAWHCPSDTGYSVLEDTNSTLKAEPTSYEVFDTSYVWRTEICFVGATTESLRDPSGTNVLFDGHGGWHGGRSYEARRWNMLFGDFHVKQVNRTAYEKAWLTPLQ